One region of Mucilaginibacter sp. 14171R-50 genomic DNA includes:
- a CDS encoding DUF5690 family protein has translation MQLLNSIKSRVAQWPYGLLSVMAGLSAFGAYTCMYAFRKAFAAGTFTGHQYLHVDYKAWLVIAQVLGYMLSKFYGIRFIAEVKPKSRGKSILLLIGISWLALLLFALIPAPYNIVCLFINGFPLGMIWGLVFGYLEGRKSTELMAAVLSISLIFASGFVKTVARNIMGNWHVSEYVMPFVTGAAFVAPLLLFVFFLEVMPPPTRQDKQLRTERIAMNSAERRAFISRFLPGIILTVIVYLLLTIMRDIRDNFEVEIWHALGVKNNGIFVSIDSVISIAVLAGIGLLILIRNNIKAFTVIHIFIICGCLLAGVATVLFNLGSVGPVWWMTMAGLGLYAGYVPYNAIFFERMIASFNYKSNVGFIMYVADAIGYLGSISVLLLKELANPRVSWDLFFKNGLIILSVVGTISGVLSLVYFLQSARKSADKKRQLTLFTA, from the coding sequence ATGCAACTGCTTAATAGTATAAAAAGCCGCGTTGCGCAATGGCCATACGGCCTTTTATCGGTAATGGCCGGGCTATCGGCATTTGGGGCATATACATGCATGTACGCTTTCAGAAAAGCTTTTGCTGCGGGCACATTTACGGGGCATCAATATCTTCACGTGGACTACAAGGCATGGCTGGTAATAGCGCAGGTATTAGGCTACATGCTTAGTAAATTTTACGGTATACGTTTTATAGCCGAGGTGAAACCCAAAAGCAGGGGTAAAAGCATTTTACTGCTGATAGGCATTTCCTGGCTGGCACTATTGCTCTTTGCCCTCATTCCGGCCCCCTACAACATTGTGTGTTTGTTTATCAATGGTTTCCCTTTAGGCATGATATGGGGCTTGGTGTTCGGCTATTTGGAAGGCCGGAAGTCTACGGAATTGATGGCTGCAGTGCTATCTATCAGCCTGATATTTGCTTCAGGGTTTGTAAAGACCGTAGCCCGCAATATTATGGGAAACTGGCATGTGAGCGAATATGTAATGCCGTTTGTAACAGGTGCTGCATTTGTAGCTCCATTACTACTATTTGTGTTCTTTTTAGAAGTAATGCCGCCTCCTACCCGGCAAGATAAACAACTACGTACCGAGCGTATTGCAATGAACAGTGCTGAACGCCGTGCATTTATCAGCCGCTTTTTACCCGGCATCATCTTAACTGTGATTGTTTACCTGCTGCTAACCATCATGCGCGATATAAGGGATAATTTTGAGGTAGAGATATGGCATGCCCTCGGGGTGAAAAACAACGGCATATTCGTCAGTATCGATTCAGTTATTTCCATTGCGGTGTTGGCAGGTATCGGTTTACTCATTCTCATCAGGAACAACATTAAGGCCTTTACCGTAATCCATATCTTCATTATCTGCGGGTGCTTACTCGCCGGGGTTGCTACGGTATTGTTTAACTTAGGTTCTGTTGGCCCGGTGTGGTGGATGACCATGGCCGGCCTGGGCTTGTATGCAGGTTACGTACCTTATAATGCAATATTTTTTGAACGGATGATAGCTTCGTTCAACTACAAAAGCAATGTAGGCTTTATTATGTACGTTGCCGATGCTATTGGCTACCTGGGCAGCATAAGCGTGCTGTTGTTAAAGGAGTTGGCTAATCCCCGCGTAAGTTGGGACCTTTTCTTTAAAAACGGCCTCATCATATTGTCGGTGGTTGGCACTATCAGCGGTGTCCTTTCGCTTGTATATTTTCTGCAGAGCGCACGTAAAAGCGCAGATAAAAAAAGGCAATTGA
- a CDS encoding HAD-IA family hydrolase produces the protein MSIKLVVFDMAGTTVADESGVMDTFRASLAKYGYEIPLNEIAPLMGYEKRLAIKTMLERNEPDAAKLTDNLIDDIHRDFVDTLVNYYTNATDLEALPHAEETLITLRDRGIKVGLNTGFSRNIADSIINNLKWRERGLFDYSICSDEVPAGRPDPAMIHIMMQHADITNPAEVAKVGDTEVDIREGQNVGCRYVIAVTTGAFTRAQLQPYNPTHIIDDLSEVISIVTNTTDATA, from the coding sequence ATGTCTATTAAACTTGTTGTTTTTGATATGGCCGGCACTACGGTAGCCGACGAAAGTGGTGTTATGGATACCTTCCGGGCATCGCTTGCCAAGTATGGGTATGAGATACCCCTTAATGAAATAGCGCCATTAATGGGTTATGAAAAAAGGCTGGCCATTAAAACCATGCTTGAACGGAATGAACCCGATGCGGCAAAACTTACCGATAATTTAATTGATGACATACACCGCGATTTTGTAGATACGCTTGTAAACTATTATACCAATGCTACTGATCTTGAAGCATTGCCGCATGCCGAAGAAACACTTATTACCCTGCGCGACAGGGGCATTAAAGTTGGTTTAAATACGGGATTTTCAAGAAATATTGCGGACAGTATTATCAACAACCTGAAATGGCGTGAGCGTGGTTTGTTTGATTATTCGATCTGTTCAGACGAAGTGCCGGCCGGCAGGCCCGATCCTGCTATGATACATATTATGATGCAGCATGCCGATATAACCAACCCGGCCGAAGTAGCTAAAGTTGGTGATACCGAAGTAGATATCCGCGAAGGGCAAAATGTGGGCTGTAGGTATGTAATAGCCGTTACTACCGGTGCATTTACCCGGGCGCAATTACAGCCGTATAACCCTACCCATATTATAGACGACCTTTCTGAAGTAATATCCATCGTCACCAACACAACTGATGCAACTGCTTAA
- a CDS encoding helix-turn-helix domain-containing protein, which yields MEDDVLIQISNRIKEKRREKNITVQELATKANVSKGLISQIENSRTIPSLIVLVDIVKALDIDLNVFFKDIRHRNENFPLIIKRKNEYEHFEKEHAEGFNYQRIFTQFIKNSTVDIVILELEPNAYRPLVETEAYEYKYVIAGQIEYRFGDDTTYQLGQGDSMLFDGRIAHTPRNTGTDTATMLVIYFFEDKNGS from the coding sequence ATGGAAGATGATGTACTTATACAAATAAGTAACCGTATAAAAGAAAAGCGCCGCGAAAAAAACATAACCGTGCAGGAGCTTGCCACTAAAGCTAATGTGAGCAAGGGCCTGATATCACAGATAGAAAATAGCCGTACCATACCCTCATTAATTGTGCTGGTAGATATTGTGAAGGCGCTTGATATCGATCTGAACGTTTTCTTTAAAGACATCCGGCATCGCAACGAAAATTTTCCGCTCATCATCAAACGAAAAAACGAATACGAACACTTTGAGAAAGAACACGCTGAGGGGTTTAACTACCAGCGTATCTTTACACAGTTCATCAAAAACTCTACAGTTGATATCGTAATCCTTGAACTGGAGCCCAACGCATACCGCCCACTGGTAGAAACTGAAGCGTACGAATACAAATATGTGATAGCGGGACAGATAGAATATCGCTTTGGTGATGACACAACTTACCAGCTTGGTCAAGGCGACAGCATGCTGTTTGATGGCCGGATAGCACATACCCCACGTAATACAGGTACTGACACCGCCACGATGCTGGTAATTTATTTTTTTGAAGATAAAAACGGCTCTTAA